The Aedes albopictus strain Foshan chromosome 2, AalbF5, whole genome shotgun sequence region ttgagttacattttcagccagattCGTTTGATGgctctctagatttgtgctcgagaaaatttgagctgtgtacttcaaataccttgtcctaAATGTAAAAAACAAATCATGgacataaatgccggcttccttttataagacatgcagctatcggacgcaaccaCTGTATTTGAGAAAATGGTTTTAAAAtcttgcgtaaagaataatgaatGATGAAAGAATAAGGTGTAtgaaatcaatttcgctcaaattctTCTctcgaccaatagtttgctgcttgctatagggcactggaCGCCGCTAGCAAAGGAAACATTTTTGGCATTGGgaaagtttttggcattatggcattattctaggagttccttatatagtttctacaggacttcctcgaagaattcctccaacaatttcttaccagctttgcaagaaatttcttatggtgttctttataggtttccccaacaggagaaggcagggatgggaacactcacttgctatttttacagctcagaagcgtgcaatcaaaaaacgatgtatgaacgacttttgccttgtggttttgtataAAAGTTTGCCGGATAGAATAAGGCTCGCAAACGCATattaaagtcgtgacagagctatgaaagcgactctccacgaggtgagtgtaatttacattcacctcgtggagagttgtctgTAATTCTCTCACgacttcgatatgcgtgtgcgacccttactatATTCGGCATACAAAACCACAACGCAAAAGTggttcatacatcgttttttgatagcaCGTGTCTGAGCCAAGAAAACAGCAAGAAagcgtaactctttgcaagtgagtgtttccatccttgGGAGAAGGATAActttttcacaggaattcctactgggtttctcagaaaaagcttctgaaagcatcccaaaaggatttggaggaatctcaaaaggaatctttttttttgtctgtattaacgagatttttaaccccaggctagttcatctcgggaccgacgttttacttcccttccgaaggaagaacccacattttgtgagtatgtcgggagtgggattcgatcccattaagaaacttccagaagaatttcagaggaaacttttggaggaatcttgaaaggaaatcgtagagaaattccaaagtgagaagttcctggagcaattctaggtggatcttttggagaaatattgaataaactcctggaagaatctcttttaTTTTTAGttatttgtagagtctcagaagaaaatcctggttcaatttctgtaggaaacacggaagaaattattgaagaaattttggaaagaatttctgcaggaatcccaaaaataacttttgagaatcccggaagatatccagatagaactcctggtaaaatctaagaaagaaaatcccggaggaattccaggaggagtgaatgcagggatgccggaaaaaaatcctggaggagtactgaaaaaaaacctggataaatcctaggaggacgtcctcgaggaattccggaagaaactcccagaagaatccaggaaggaattcctgaaggaatcagaagAAGggtgtgacgaaatgctacgaggggaaGAGGGTTATTAAAAATCGcccaaaaaagctacgtcatttatgcacACCCcgtaacgtgatgcaaaaggaaggttaaagcaGATTATTTTGATGAGCTTCAGCCCGATTTTTTTGAATTGATAGATTGGCTTTCTGAAATAAATAAGGAATAATCCATGGCGTGCTCTTGATAAATTCTATagatttccttgagaaaatttcagaagaaattagcattagcattaagcaagtcgcacaaattcgtaggtggtactggtacagccctggatcgctgttataagggttgcatccttcctgtccgttaccaaagcacaaatatTTGGGACTAATATCTgattcttagacaagactgacgcaatcctccaacgatcgagtgctgtcctggccacgcccttgcgacagctgatgaaagtacatagagacctctacattctttcaggcctaggcgtcacgggaatgtgggtgttagtggaagggtaaagttcaaaggaaacgtttggtcaacgttcccTCTACGAGTGCAGAGtttaatatctacaagcgtaattgatggattttttttacattattaatacggtgtaacatcctacaggtccatggagcatggttctgcagagaagttattttcaaagatgatttagtgcatccaagaacttctgcgagtaaaggcctcaagatctataaacaaaatcaatgggtaattgttgcattactgatgccgtGTAACATCATATaggcatggttctgtagagaactattatccaaaaaaaatctaagaacttCTGCTAGTAAAAACCTTAAGGTCTACAAGTACTAGaatgaaatgttgttacataactgatgcggtgaaacatcctacaggtccttggcgcatggttccgttaacgtgttctaggtcatccagaacttccgcaagtaaaggcctgaatctactagcgtaatttgagaatatttcagaagaaattgacTAAAAATTTGCGTCTGGTGAGCATTCGACAAGAGTGGAAAGCGGCAACGTAGCAGCAAACCGAGTATTAAGATGTGTTTTTCAAATTGCGATGTTCAAATAAATGATGATGCAAGTAACTGATTTCGGATACTTTAATGAAATAACAACAAAACATGTAGCATTGACAAATCTCAGTTCAAATACtttattgatattttttgcaTTATAGAGTAAGttcaaatttataaataaaaagCATACAAACAAAATTATGATACTGTTTTGTTGATGATTCTGTGGTTCTGGCAGAAGAAAGAATCGAGAAGACGTGGTTTTCTCATTATCTTGCTAAAAGGgtcagatttcttttttttttttttggattgtaAGAGAACCAGCGTTAAATGCAAGGATACGATTTAATGATTCGTACAGAGAGCTTATTATACGCCATGATACTGGAACAGTCATATCTTATCTAGAGCATCGGACTTTTACATCAAATACCATCAATCTCAAATAGTTCGGTTCTCCTTACAACTGATTAATATTGTAAAACTTATCAATATGGAGTGATCAATGATGATACCTCTACTGCTACGGATTAAGTAAATCATAGTCTGATTACTTTCAAACCTTGTCAAAAGCGATCAATGGGACATCAATGTTTCAGTTTTAAATGTTTTAAAGAGTTTGTTTTTAACTTTTGCCTATGTTTCAATCTCGGTGGTGGTCTGGAACAATTGGCAACATCTGGCGTTGGCTCGGATGCAGATTTCATTCCTAATCGTGGCCATTGCGGCGGTGCGACCTGGAACGGGATCTTGTCGCCGAACGAGGTGTCCTTGAGCGACTACGGGAACGGCCCTTCGAAATGGACCGCCGGGGTGACTTGCTGTGGTCACGGCTCACAGAGCGATCGTTCCGGCCGGACTTCCTTGGCGTCTTGGACCGGGAACGGCGATCACGTTCGCGCTCGCGGTCGCGGTCACGGCTACGGCTGCGGCTGTTGGTCTTCGAGCGAGTGCGGAGCTCGCGGGAACGCGACCGAGGAGTACGGCTGCGGGATCTAGAGGGCGAGCGATGAAAAATGAAAGCACGTAATGTACGATGTGTAAACTGAGTTTTCTATTTGTGGCAAATAACACTCTTCATTTCTAGTTTTGGGTAGGTCTGAGTTTCATCCTTTGCTCTTATTTAGAAGGAGATTTTCATGATATCAAGTCAATGCTGAGAAACGTTATTTAAATGTTGAAGTCGCTTATTAAGCTAAGGTAATACCTAATTCCAATAAGCCCAGGAGCAtttgcgtcgtgtactgagtacacgaaccattaaaaatgcacgcttgtggtgcaCAGCGTAAATGAGGTGTCGCTGATAAGTGTTCGAAGACGCGTCTGTTATAGGGCTAATTTGTTACCAGAAATTTCTATACGAAGACGACAGGAAAACCCTTTAAGTAACGTTAACCCTTAAAGTAACGTGGAATACAGGCTTTCTGTGAGTTTTGTTTTTTCTAATTAGCATTTAACTaagaatattttagaaattttcaggAATATAGAATAGCATTACTAATGGTCAAAAAAGGTAAAATTGCTAAACATACCTAATGAATAAGCTATACATTTAGAAGGAAAAATCTATGTACGAAAAAATGAAAGTTTAATTAAAAAAGCAATTCATTCAATAGAAATATCATTTCTCAGCAAAGACTTCTTTATATATTTGagcctttttttcagaaatcaaacaaaaataggTAAAATTTACTGCGCGAAAAGAAGTTGCTTTCAAGGCTTTAAGGTTTTCTTCCTAAAATCAACATCACACTCATTATCTAAGCCTGAAGGCAAATGTTGTACAAGATATCTCTCTAGAGCGATATGATAGGTTGATTTATCAATCTTGCACAACTAGCTTTTAGCAATATTTATCGTGAAATAACTACATGATGCTTTGTTGAGTAAGACGTTCAGCTAAATGCATCATTTCAATCAATAGATTCCATACGTATTTTTATACATGGCTTGCCTTTACAAAAAACTTGTATTATATCAGTTGGTAAAATctcaataaataaacaaaaactaAACAAAATCAACACTCACGGGAAGTTTCAGTAGAAAGACTCATGACGAAATGGTACTTGATGCTCTGTAGTAGACTTTTACACAGAAGACTTGTAGACTAACTAAGCAGGGGACGTATTCTAGGGTGAAGTACTCTGGCCTGCAACGCAAGTTGCAGTCAAGCAGATCTCGGTGCTTTCAGCGCAGACGAAGAAGCGGTTGCAACTCGGGCAAACATTGCGTTCGTCCCGTGACGACTCTAGCCGACTAGCCGAAGCTGAGGAGCTTTGAGAACGATGCTTTGCTACGCAGACAACGCGTGACATTGGGCTCGTCGCTGATTCTGCGATGATCTCGATGTCTCTCTAGCTACTCGTAGGGGACGGTTCGATGCGATGAATTTCCGATAACTGATTCAACGTGCTCAACGAGGGCGTCGATGCTTTGTTTAGGGGTATCCAACCGGAGGACGGCGCTATTCACGTTGAATCAATCAGGAAATTCGTCTCTCTGTCTCTCTTTCGATGCATCGCTCCCTACTCTAATGAAAATCAATTCCAGAATAAAAATCGGCTTTTCAGAttggttcagaaaaaaaaaatatgcttatTGACGGATGATGGCATTGCGAGGATTATAGGTATAGTAATTACCGTTTTGATATTAGGTCTTTCTTACACAGTTTACCAGTTAGCTATTGAGATTTTTGGGCATATTCTAACTGTTTGCCGTAGCAAATTCCGTTTATCGGTCTGGTATCAATGATCAGACAGAACACAGTTCTAGCGTAATATTTGAGAAATCTGTTATGATTGTCTACAATGCAAACCTTTATCTACACAATAACAAAAATATTTCGCGCATCCCCGAAATGTTCCCAGAGGGAACGTCCATAGCTTACGACGTTGTACGTAACATCACGTAATTCCAATCATTTTTTTTCGGTTTCTAATGCCGTTTACTCCAAATCAAATGGGGTGAACGGAATTAGAAACCGAAAACAAAGTGTTTGGAATTAGGTGATGTTACGGTATTGTATTTTAAACGGAAAACCGTttcccggaatgcaccatttGTTGAAAAACCATTTCCCCAaagaaaaaaatgatgtttgacaAACATCATTCTAATtatattattttcaaaataataggGTAAAGGCACAAGACTTGGCCACTGTTCTAGTCTTTGCCCCCTTCATAGGTATAAAATCCATTAACCCAAAACCCTTAAAATTTTCTCCCGTGATTACTCCCAGAACGACTCCCAGGAGAGGTCCCAATTTTTTCTCGAAATGTATTTGTATTtgtgttgaaaatgggcaatttttgcgtgatgtAATTTGTGGACGTTCCCAAGGCActtcatgagaaatatcagcaatagctcctgcagaaatccaaaaAGGCAAATCTTGAACAAATTTCAGGATAAACTCAGAAAAACTCATCCCAAAACCAACACCAAAAGGAATCTTTTGAGAGAAGTCCCAAGAGAAAATACGAAATAAATCTCAGGTGGTACTTAAACAAAAACACGAGAAATATTCCGGctaaaactcctgtagaaattcaggagggagaaattctagaagaaatttcgtgAAACTGTACTGAAGATATTGCAGTAGAAACatcagaaaaaaatcccgagaaactcTGAATGCAATGCCGGAAAAACCTGTAaacagaatttctgaaaagaaattcTGTGGAATCCCCGCTCCAGGATAAATCGCTCGGAAGTCAGGAACCCTGGCAGATGTTCAAGGAAGAATCCGAGAAACAAATATTcaaatcttggaaaaataccgGTAGAAATGTTGAAAAGTCTTTGTGAGGagtttaaggtgtcatgatgcatcactgagttttcatacgaatcattgactttttgcttttcaatgattgtttgcctcgcatttttgaagtgataaaaaaacaGATAATTCTGCACTAACGCAGCTGAAAATTATCAtcacaatcactgcgagtgagcatataggatgatactttttcatacgaatattcgatttcgtggctgagaattattactttgaaattttgaaccacatatccaacatggctgccgatgctgatgaaaaagaaaaaaaagaaaaaagaatacCAATAAAAATTGAGTGGCAAAATAGGATATGGGTCTCCAGTTATCCTAGtagttgaggctatggatcgccaatccggagacggcgggttcgattcccgttccgatcgggaaaattttcttaacTTTCTGGGCGTGGGCATAgtctatcattgtacttgccacacaatgtacaaattcatgcaatgccaggcaaaggaagcccttcaattaataactgtggaagtgctcaaaagaacactaagttgaagagaggcaggtcaagttccattgcaaacgtcgagccataaagaagaagaaaaagaaggcaaaatATGAAAGGAGTCTtgtgagaaatcccgggaggcacTCCaaagagatatttctaaagaagttccagttGGAATTTCCTCCATCTAGGATTTTAAGTACTAGATTCATCCGCGTCCACATGGAATTTACAGTATCTTACCGGAATCGTCAGCTTTCCGAAAATATCTGCTAGATCTAGGAGCCCTCCTCTTATTCATCTAGCATGGTTCTCCAGATTCCTTCTTGATTTAGCTTGTCTAATCAAGAATAATCATCCGGGAAAATTTTCAACACCTTCACAGAAACACAATCTTCCAGTAAGAACTTTCAGTATTATGAAGAAAATATTCAGTTTGAAAGttcttattacaaaaaaaaattcagtaaGCTCATGTTTGAAACAAGTAAACACTACATATTCAAAATCTTGTTCATTAATTCCaacaatgtagtaaactctgCGGACTTATCttctgagtagatctacaagttGAAAAGTGCGATACTTGTTTTTCATAAAATCCAAtggtttattttaaattttcagttttatatttCCCTGAgtgttccaggtttttccctgttaaaaaaaatccctggggatTCCCGATCCCCAGTTTTTTAAAGGtagtaggggatttttttttattaccgaacaggtttgggccgaagggtctccgattttcatgaaaattttaccagagctagaggtcgtggatattagcgtggttcaaaaaatcgattttgctccacaccgcttatttgattcgtaaccagatgctgagccttctctcaaaatttgagctgatttggttgaaagttgagagtgcacaagctcttcaaagtttgtatgagaattactatgggaaaacgacgtttttcaatCAATTGACCGTAGTATTTCGCCATGTGCTctgcagagcgttcatgattaacaaaaaaattaatcatgattaatcattgatgattaaaattccaattttggtgattattgattatgattaatgattaatttgatttttaggatgattaaagattatgattaatgattaaagttggttttatctatgattattgattatgattaatgattaaaaatggctcattgattaaaaatcatgattaatcatgattaatcaatcacagaaaaactggaaatgattaaaatatatttattgtttaacatgtttttgaagttcgaaagtaaaaggtaactctgtctgggagttttttgaaaaaaggttcattaattatattatttagaacagcatttgaaccaatttaaattggatcatatattttatatggtgaatcatttttggtgatgaatgattaatgattgattaatattttttcttatgattatgattactgattaatgattagattgcaaaaacagtgtgattaagattaatgattaatgattaaatgagatgtttttgtgattatgattaatgattttgattaatcttaatcattaatcattaatcatgattaaatttatgattaatcattaacgctctgcctagagtgttagttgacccttggtacttctagtcTACTCAtttattagttatcgatttttatccagaatgaaaatctttgatcatattgttacactattcgatgggcagcactgcaatttgccttgaaacatagaagccatgatttatgtgtgctatctttggtgccatgtgcagcaatgttgcctgcgcGGAAGCCGAACGATCACTGttgtttctccagttggataaaattcgataactaattaatgaggcgtccgatttgaatgtggccttcggcaaagttgcagcTGATAGAGTGGACTAGGAgtgccaagggtcaactaacactctagggcacttgggaaaacgctacggtcaattgattgaaaaacgtcgttttcccatagtaattcccatacaaactttaaagggcttgtgcactctcaattttcaaccaaatcagttcaatttttgggagaatgcTTAGAaactggttatgaatcgaataagcggtgtgtagcaaaaacgattttttgaaccacgctagtggatataggggtaggcggggcataatgagcaggtggggcttAATGAGCACCTtgcattttcactgtaaatcttcaaattaactaaacaaattgcttgattgtagcctaattatctaaaatccaattggttgatgacaaaacattagtcaaaaaatcggtttactttgaaaaattaatcaaaatgcgtaaagtgatcttgtactggaaaaatattataagaatcaggtgacctaaaataaggttttgggaatcAAAATCACAACTTAGAGGGCATCTATCAATTTTCTTGATAtttccctaggccaatgaaatgtatttgtagcACTTTACAACTagttgtataattattttgttgaaaatatatacttttaaagagttggtagtagggtggggcaaaacgagcaactggtgaaaaaataatgaaaatggtaaacatcctcaacaaacgaattttaattttggttttctctgttttgatgcatatagtaaggttttgtctgtaactttcaatttattagcttgaaaatttcagtatctgtatattatcaccgtttaaaaatttcTTAATAGAAGACTCCTTGGAACCCCACATTTCCCTACAATTGTAGGCTACAAATTAAagcccgtaatcccttcaaactCGCATTGTttattgccggtatgctttatcattgacaagaatagtcaattagcatttgattgtgtacaaaactggtattgatcatcctgccccacctagggtgctcattatgccccacccccaaaacgcaactcgcgattttatacgttttcaaaatcataaaattttacaacatttataactttaatttgaatttcaacgattagcttttgtcagttaaggttcaaatgaggaaacTGTGAAGAAAAGGAGGAAATCTTGTAAAAATTGCAGAATGAAATTCTTAGTGAATCTCAAAAAcaactcttgaatgaattccaagaagctGTATTGATTAAAACCCAGAGAATTCCAATTCCTTGTGaaaatcctgaacgaatccctgaagaaataccagaagaaatttaaAAGGCCCGGGTTTAACAGTGTTCCATCTGTCTTCCTGAAGAACAACATTGGGCATTTGCCGGAATCACTTCGCTTGATCTTTCAGCTCTCTCTGTCAATCAATGTTCAAAATGTTTTTTAATCATCCTGGACACTGGACTAGAAGTTCaagaattttaattttcaaattaaattatttTTACGTTGCACTTTACTATTAATAGTTAGTCggaaaaacatattttgaaaactcCCAGTATCACCTAACAAGAATATTAGAAGTAGGTATTCCGTCTTCAATTAGGTAATATCAACCTTCATTCAAATGTCATACAAAGAAATTGTTCTGCAGAATATGGCGTCTTTACCCTACGCCGTcaagaaattgaaattgaaaagatTTTCAGTCACCTATTATCGAGCTCAGCCATCTTTAGCCAAGTATTGCTGAATAGCTGCGAGTGCGGTGCCTCGAGGGACCTAAGTGTTTGGTACCGCATTACAAGTCTAGCTACTGGATCTTTAGCATAGAAACTGGGCTTCAGTTGTAAATCCTATTTCTACAaatcccttttcaaatattacgcTAGAACCAAAGAAGCGAAGATATCTCAAACGGAATAAACTTCATTAAACCTCTCCATTTACAACCGAAACTCGCAACGCCTTCCTAAGCATCATTTCGCTGCAAtatacattaataaaaacaactttTCCAACTTACCTCCTGCGTCCTTTGCCCTTGCCCCTGCAGTCGCGAGCATAATGTCCTCTTCCGCCGCACTCATAGCAGCGATCGTCCGGATTGAACGCTCCGCGACCCCCCTTGCCGCGAGGTGGCCctccgccgccgccaccaccacctcCGCGGAATCCACGGCCGCCCTTCCCAGTGGACAACTCTACCCGCACGCGCCGACCGCAGACGGTCCTCCCATCAAGGCCACGGACCGAATCTTCGGCATCCCGGGCATCATCGAACTCCACGAAGGCGAATCCCGGCGGGTTCCGGGCCACCCAAACATTCCTCAGCGGGCCGTAGTAAGAGAATGCATCTTCGATTTCCTGCTTGCTGGCGTTGTTACCGAGCTCACCAACGTAAACCTTGGCGTCGTGTGGATAGCGAGACATTTTCTTTGACTGCGCGGAAGAAAAGAAAGATGGACTCCATGTTGGAAAAACTCCCAAAGCCGG contains the following coding sequences:
- the LOC109401390 gene encoding probable splicing factor, arginine/serine-rich 6 isoform X2; this encodes MSRYPHDAKVYVGELGNNASKQEIEDAFSYYGPLRNVWVARNPPGFAFVEFDDARDAEDSVRGLDGRTVCGRRVRVELSTGKGGRGFRGGGGGGGGGPPRGKGGRGAFNPDDRCYECGGRGHYARDCRGKGKGRRRSRSRTPRSRSRELRTRSKTNSRSRSRDRDRERERDRRSRSKTPRKSGRNDRSVSRDHSKSPRRSISKGRSRSRSRTPRSATRSRSRSHRRNGHD
- the LOC109401390 gene encoding probable splicing factor, arginine/serine-rich 6 isoform X1, translated to MSKKMSRYPHDAKVYVGELGNNASKQEIEDAFSYYGPLRNVWVARNPPGFAFVEFDDARDAEDSVRGLDGRTVCGRRVRVELSTGKGGRGFRGGGGGGGGGPPRGKGGRGAFNPDDRCYECGGRGHYARDCRGKGKGRRRSRSRTPRSRSRELRTRSKTNSRSRSRDRDRERERDRRSRSKTPRKSGRNDRSVSRDHSKSPRRSISKGRSRSRSRTPRSATRSRSRSHRRNGHD